AGGGCTCAAGGACGAAGAGGGCAAGCAACCCCACCAAGGCCTGGCTGCGAGCCTTCTCCTGAGCCGTCGTCTCGGTGGGGAGCGAGCGCAAGTCCCTGATGAAGTCTTTCAGGGAACGTCCGGCAAGGATCTGCCGGTGGTGGGCCAGGAGGTCCTGGAGCTGGAGGGGCTGGGGGTTGGCCATGGGCAGCGACAGCAGGGACGGCTGTCGCTCGCGGAAGGCGGTCCCCAGGGAAGCATCGGTGCCGCGCTCCACGAGGCGGAGCTCTACCTGGCTTTCGGCGCCGGGAATGACCATGTCAGGTCCCGAGTCCACCTCCAGGGTCTCCTCGCCCTGGAGCGACTCGATCCAGAGATCCTCGCGGGCGAGCGTCAACCGGGTGCGCGAGCGCACCTGGACGCGGAGGCTGGCGTCGACGGGTTGGAGACCCTGATCGGTGATCAGGTGGGTGTAGCGCAGCTTGGTCTTCTCAAGCTGGAGGGGAGCCTGGAGGCGATAGCTGGCGAGGTAGCGGCCAGAGCTGTCCTCTTCGGCCGCTCCCCAGGAAGCGCTCAGGGGCAAGGGGAACACCACCTGAGAAGAGGCCACCAGCGAGCGCAGCAGGCCCTGGCTGAGCCCATCCACCTGGGGCTCAAAATGGAGCAGCCGCGCGGCACCCACTCGGTCGAAGGTGACGAAGAAAGGGGTGGCGAGCGCCTCGAGCATGGCCCCGTGCTGCTCCGGGGCGAGCGCCGGCTTATCGCCCGCATCCACCACGAAGCGGGACGGGGAGAAGATCACCTGGACCTCCATGCGCTCATGGGTGGCGGAACAGATGCCTACGCGCCAGTCCCCCTGGATTTGGAAGCGCATGGCCGGAGGCAGTTGGGCGCCAAGCTTGGCGGAGCGGAACCGCACCGAGTAGCCACCCTGGAGCGCATAGCGGTACCAAGTGCCGGGGCTCCAGGCTCGCTGTCCCGCAGCGGCTACCGAAGCAGGGCTCGTGGTGGAGGACGAGGGCTGAGCAGACAAGCCCCCCGGAGAGGCAAGTGCCGGAAGGCTTCGGCCCAGCAGCAGCGCTGCCGCCGCGAGGGCCATGAGGAGGCCCGCGGCGGACAGGCCGAGGAGCAGACGGCGTTGGGCAATCAGGGACATGGCGGGTGCCTTGCAGCGCCCACGCGTCAGGGCTCGAGCAGGGACACGGTCGCAGTACTCAGCGAGGGCGTCCCGTTCGCGGTGAAGAGGTTGGTGGAGGAGGTAAAGCCCGACCAGCTTGCAATGGTGAGGTCCCATCGCTTACTGAAGAAGATGAAGCGGACAATGGCATACAGGGAGATTCTGCCGTTGAGCGTCTTGATCTCGCGGTTGACCTTGATCCCCCACGGAAGTTGGTTGAAGTTGTTGACGGTGATCTGACTCGTGACAGGGAAAGACACCTCAATCAACCGTAGATTGCCACTGATGCCCATTGCAGCGATACCGACGTCCACACCCGCGCTGGCGTTTGCGTCCACGGCGCCCTTGGGAGTGGCGCTCAGGGAGCTTCCAAGGGTGCCCCAGTTCGCGGTCACATTCATGCTTGCGTGGCCATCCAGTGAGGCGGTCACCCTGACAGGCACCGGGCCTACCATGAAGACCTTCTGGGACCTGAAGAAGTGGCGGTCTATCTTCTTGGTGTGTGAGCGCTGGGAGGCGAAGTTCTGGCTCCAGGCCGCATTGCCCATGAGGAAGATCGCGGCCTCGCCATTCCCTGTGGTCGGAGTGGTGGTCAAGTACGCATAGGCGCGAACGATGTCTCGTCTGGCGCTAAAGGCCGTGGCACTCACAACACCCTCGGCCCGGGAATCGAACTTCGTGCCACCCAGGACCCTCTCAACCCTCAGGTGTGCGGCGATGTTATAGGCCGCGCCAAAGAGATCGTTGCCAAATCTATCCCCCGTGGAGTATGCGCTATTGACAATATATTGTTGACTGCGAGGGCAGATGTTGATCTCCTCCTGGCCCGGATCCACCGGGGGGATGAGCATGTCCAGGCGCAGAGGGGTGCGAGTGAGGGCCTCGGGGATGGTGCCCTGGTTGATCATCAGCAGTGCCATGCCATCATCACTGTCCAGCGGTGATCGGCGTGCGTCGTTGAGGATCAGCTCGCTCTCAATGACTTTCGCCTGCTCCTCGGGGGTGAACTCGTGGTTTGGGTCGAACGCGACGACCTGGGTCAACCAGGGCACGGTGTTGTCCAACACATGGCCCGGGGGGTACGTTCTCGGTGGAAAGCGTGGATCCACCTCGATGATCTCGTCGTTTACGAACAAAGGATCGTCTTCTGTCGCAGCGCTGGCCAGACAGGGGAGGAGCAGGACGCCCACCAGAAGGAGATTCTTTTTTACCGCGTGCGGCAGGAAAGATACTCCCAGACTGCACTGAAGCTGAACTCGCATTCAATCATAGTATCGAGTGACGCGGCTTCGTCACCTCTTATGAGCACCGAGTCGTTTGAAATTCAGGGTGCCATCCACCGTTGGGCAAGCGTGCCGACGCCCGCTCGGATCTCTTCCACGTCCCGAAGCGGCGGTCTGCCGAGCCAGTCCTCCCCCCCTCCCTGTCAAACGCCTTACGGCTGGGTACCTTCAAGCCACGTGGAGGCACCACATGGCGCACAGCAATCAGGAAATCCCCCGGGACCAATGGGCGAGCTACCTCGTCGGCATCAGCCAGCAGGATCAGATCCCGTGGGTCCGCGTGGAATCTATTGACCCCGACACCGGGGACCAGCCCTTGGCCGACCGCCTGCCCCTCAAAGAGATCTCCCTGGAGACCAAAGGCAGCGACTCCGGCGCGGTGCAGATCATCGTGGGTCGGGAAGGCGAGGAGCTCACCCACCGCATCCTCAACCCGGAACACATCTTTGCGGAGCTGGACGAGGCGAGCGGCGTTCTGGAGTGTCTGGAGATCGGAGAGAAGAGCGGCAAGACGCTCATCTTCTTCGAGAGCCCTGCCAAGACCTAGCCCTGCTACGCGTGACGCCCGTGGCAAGGCCTTGCACCACCACAGGCTCCGAAAGGACTGGGGGCCTTCGCCCAGAGGGCTGGCCCCCTCGGATTCAATTTTTGTTAGGAAATCGGCTACCCCTTGGTCACAGAAATACCATCGGCCAAACACTGGCAAGGTGAGTCAGCCGCAAGTGTCCGCCGTGCCCCATATAGACGCCGAGCTGACCTGACCGGGAGCGCTGCCCACCGCTTATTTGGACTCGACCCGTCCGAGCGGGTTGGCGACGCCCGTCAGCGCCCTTTGTGCTTCCTGCCAAGCGGAGTCTCCGGGGTAGAGCGCGGTGCGGAGGTAGGCCCAGATGAGAAGCTGGACGGCAGCCACTCGCGCGGGGTTCTCGTCCGTGGTCTCGGCGACGTCATATCCCGAGACTCCGCCGAGCCCGTGCCCTGCGTCGAACAGGGTGACCAAGGACTTGGGGCTTGGGGAGAGGAAGTATGGATCGGCGTGCCAGTCGGCGCCTGCGACCGTCAGGTGGGGAGAGTCGTCCTTGTCGCCGGCGACCACGAGCGTGGGCGTCGTCATCTTGGAGAAGTCGATGGTCGAGAAGAAGGGGTAGTTCTCGGCTGCGAACTTGCTGAGGGCGTCGCCTCTGCCGGGCGCGGCGAGCAGCACGCCCGCCTTGATCCGGGGCTCGGCGAAGTTCACCTCCGTTCCGTCGCGGAGATCCTTGTGCCGCGCGCCAAGCAGCAGGCTGGCGGTGTGCCCGCCCAGCGAGTGCCCGACGACGGCCACCTTGCTTCGGTCCAAGCGCCCGGCGAGCGCAGCGACGGCGCGCTCGATCGCGTCGAGTTGGTCGAGGATGCGCTTCATGTCCTCGGCCCGCGCTCGCCAGTACAGAGGCGCATCGGGGTCATCGGAGCCGAGGGTGAGCGTCTTTGAGTCGAGATGGGTGGGCTGGATCACGACGAAGCCGTGTGCCGCCAGGAAGTTGGCGAGTGGGGCGTAGCCGTTCAATGAGGAGAGGTGGTTGGAGCGGCCGTGGCCGTGCGAGAGCAAAATGATGGGCAGTGGGCCTCCGGTCACGGGCGCGGAGACGCGCACCTGGAGTTCGACGGCGCGGCCGGGAGCGGGCAGCACGACGGGGCTGACCGAGAGGACCGGCGTGGGTGCGCTGGGGGTGTTCGCCGCGGGAGTCGGTTCGCTCATGGTGTTGATTTCCTTTCGTGGGCTCGGCCCCGTGAAAAGGCCCGGAGACGAGAGGACGGACTATGGTGCGCGACGCGATCCGAGTATTGGAAGGACCGGACATTTTCATCGGTCCTTCCGCGCCGCTTTGAACGGCCGCAGTGGACGCGCGAGGATACGAGGATGCAACGCACGATGGACTCCGCCGCCTTGACGTTCTCGCTTTCCCGCTTCGTCGAGGACGTTCGCGGTGTCGTGCCAGTCGCTGGACGCGCATGTCACGAACGGCTGCCCGACGGAAGAACGACCCTTGTCTTTCGAGTGCTCGAGGAGGGCCGGAAAGGGGATGTGTGCGTCGCGGGCCCACGAACGCGGGCGCTGTTCAAGAACGCACCCGGCGTCGCGCGGGCGGTCATCCTTCAGTTCAAGCCAGGCTGGTCGGTGCCGCTCCTGGGCGTGGCAGCCAGCGAGCTGACGGACCAGATCGTCCCGCTGGAAGACATCTGGGGCCGTTCGGGCGGCGACCTCTGCCTCGAGCTCCTTGCTGCGCGAAGCCTGCCGGAGGTACTTGACCGAATCTCCCACGCGATCGCCCTTCGTACCCAACAGACATTCGACCCGGCATCGGCGCGGCTCGCTCGCCGCGCGGTTCGCTTGCTCGAAGGAGACGAGGTTCGGGTGGAGAGCGTGGCGAAGCAGCTTGGCGTCACGGCGCGGCATCTTCGCCGCGCCTTCACGGAGAGCGTCGGCATCGGGCCGAAGGATTTCGCGCGGGCCGTTCGCCTGCAGCGTGCCGTGGGAATGGCGGCGACCTCGAAGGACTGGGGACGCATCGCCGCATCCGCAGGCTATTACGACCAGGCGCACCTCATTGCCGACTTCCGGGAGCTCGTCGGGCTCACACCGGGCGCCTTCCTGAAGCGTGCGAGCGATCAGGCGAGCCGTTCGTGTAGCCGATAAACATCACGGCCGGAGCCTTACGCCGGGCACACTATTAAGCAGGGCTTCAAAGCCTCTTAACTCTCCAGAACCTAGTGCGCCGCGGGGGCAGGCGCTACGTCTAACCACATCGAGCCCAACCACTCCTTCCTCACGTTCTCAGGTCGGAACAAGCTCCAGATTGTAGACCTGCTGTCAGAGTCTATCGCAACGAAGGGATTGGACTGATGAAACACCTCACTGCCTTTGCGCTGCTCACCGTCGCGCTCATCACCTCCGCGTGTGCAACCACGGCCAGAGATAATCAACCCGGTCCGTTGCTCATTCAAGAGCAAGGCAGCTTTGCAGTCGGCGGAACGGTCATCACCGCGCCCGGCACGTTCGACCCAATCAAGCAGGGCAGCTACAACCCCGCAGGGCCCGACTCCGCAGGACAGACGTTGCACGGCGATCACGCATATGTGTCCTTTGAGATCCCGGCAAATGCCAGAAAACTTCCGCTCGTGTTCTGGCATGGCCACGGCCAGTCCGCGAAGACGTGGGAGAGCACCCCGGACGGCCGAGAGGGATTCCAGAACATTTTCCTGCGCCGTCACTTTCCGGTGTATTTGATTGATCAACCACGACGCGGCCGTGCAGCACGCAGCACCCAGCCCATCACGATGACGGCTGCGCCTGACGAACAGCTTTGGTTCGGCATCTTCCGCCTTGGCCTGTGGCC
This genomic window from Stigmatella ashevillena contains:
- a CDS encoding HEAT repeat domain-containing protein, which produces MSLIAQRRLLLGLSAAGLLMALAAAALLLGRSLPALASPGGLSAQPSSSTTSPASVAAAGQRAWSPGTWYRYALQGGYSVRFRSAKLGAQLPPAMRFQIQGDWRVGICSATHERMEVQVIFSPSRFVVDAGDKPALAPEQHGAMLEALATPFFVTFDRVGAARLLHFEPQVDGLSQGLLRSLVASSQVVFPLPLSASWGAAEEDSSGRYLASYRLQAPLQLEKTKLRYTHLITDQGLQPVDASLRVQVRSRTRLTLAREDLWIESLQGEETLEVDSGPDMVIPGAESQVELRLVERGTDASLGTAFRERQPSLLSLPMANPQPLQLQDLLAHHRQILAGRSLKDFIRDLRSLPTETTAQEKARSQALVGLLALFVLEPSSASGVPALLRTRVKASSAGPLIGALSAASTPEAIRALCQIVGDVSLDHEVRMDATSALGAVSTPTEEGLSTLRGLARGGDVPLRETATLGLGSAGMHLRETDERAAAALFHELNTSLASATHPRAQTIGLLALSNTRAPAALPSIQLFLSSGSLEVRGAATEALRFMPAPQADKLLSERLLSDDSPQVRHAALFAASFRPIEPLLPAFQQVLQTDPVASVRSALVQWLGSQAGTSDPARQLLTWSSQHDPEAFIRQDAASFLLRPAR
- a CDS encoding DUF5335 family protein is translated as MAHSNQEIPRDQWASYLVGISQQDQIPWVRVESIDPDTGDQPLADRLPLKEISLETKGSDSGAVQIIVGREGEELTHRILNPEHIFAELDEASGVLECLEIGEKSGKTLIFFESPAKT
- a CDS encoding alpha/beta hydrolase family protein yields the protein MSEPTPAANTPSAPTPVLSVSPVVLPAPGRAVELQVRVSAPVTGGPLPIILLSHGHGRSNHLSSLNGYAPLANFLAAHGFVVIQPTHLDSKTLTLGSDDPDAPLYWRARAEDMKRILDQLDAIERAVAALAGRLDRSKVAVVGHSLGGHTASLLLGARHKDLRDGTEVNFAEPRIKAGVLLAAPGRGDALSKFAAENYPFFSTIDFSKMTTPTLVVAGDKDDSPHLTVAGADWHADPYFLSPSPKSLVTLFDAGHGLGGVSGYDVAETTDENPARVAAVQLLIWAYLRTALYPGDSAWQEAQRALTGVANPLGRVESK
- a CDS encoding helix-turn-helix domain-containing protein, translating into MQRTMDSAALTFSLSRFVEDVRGVVPVAGRACHERLPDGRTTLVFRVLEEGRKGDVCVAGPRTRALFKNAPGVARAVILQFKPGWSVPLLGVAASELTDQIVPLEDIWGRSGGDLCLELLAARSLPEVLDRISHAIALRTQQTFDPASARLARRAVRLLEGDEVRVESVAKQLGVTARHLRRAFTESVGIGPKDFARAVRLQRAVGMAATSKDWGRIAASAGYYDQAHLIADFRELVGLTPGAFLKRASDQASRSCSR